One Candidatus Margulisiibacteriota bacterium genomic window, CTTATCTAATTACAATAGCAAAAGGTTCATTAATAGGGTTTATTTTTTCAGGTTTTTTTATGGGTTTTATTTTAATTTTAGGAAATATTTTATATAAAAACGGGATATATTTAGAGAAAACAGCTTTGTTCTTTTCGGTAACTGCCAGCTTGATGTTCGGGTTTTTTATGAATTTTTTAAATATTAAGAAAGAGAGAACAAGAGTAAAAGGAATTTTTAAGCAGTATGTTTCTCCTAATATTGTAGATAGATTCGTTTCAGGCGAAGAGAGCTTGTCAGAGCGAGGTAAGGAAAGAAATGTTAGTGTGCTTTTTGCTGATATTGTTGGGTTTACAAGTTTGTGTGAAAAATTTCCGGCCGAGCAAGTAGTGGAGAAGTTAAATGATGTTTTAGATGTATTAACCGAAGAAGTTTTTAAGTTTGAAGGTACTTTAGATAAGTTTATGGGTGATGCGCTAATGGCAGTTTGGGGTAGTCCAGTTGAACAGAAGAATCATGCTGAGCTATCAGTTAGCTGTGCCTTGTCGATGCTAGAAGCTGTTAAATCTTTAAACGCAAGGTGGGGAGCCGAAGGGAAGTCTGCCCTTGATATAGGCATTAGCATTGGTTCTGGTAAAGCTATCGCTGGAAATATTGGAGCACAGAAGCATAAGGACTATACTGTTATTGGTGATGTTGTTAATATCGCGGCTAGATTACAACCATTAACAAGAGAAGGTTATTCTATTGTTATAGAAGAGAAGACAAAAGAGCTTATAGAAGGAAAACATCCAGTAAATAAGATTGGCGACGTTGTTGTAAAGGGCAAAAAACAGAAAGTAATTGCTTGGTCAGTAGCTCCCAAAAACTAATTGAGGTATAATAGATTTATGGATAAACCAATTAAGACCATTACCTCAACAGAAAAAAAGAATGCTAGTAAGTCAGCAAAGTGGTCTCTTGTCTCTATTTCAGGGATTATTTCTTTAGCAACTATCGCTATAATATGCCTTTTTGTTATATTTACACCGTCGCAAATGATTATTGCCGGATGGATTGTCTCAGCATTAGCAGTTATGGGTATTGCTATGGCTGGTGCAGTGATTAAAGCTTAATTAGCAACAAAATTTTTTCATTTATTTTTAGATTAAGTAATTTGTTTTAGGGATTTCACCCAGACATTCATGCTTTCTATATTTCCTGAGATATTAGTATTATTTGTTAGTGTTCCTGCAAAATTGTAATTATTTTTAGCAAAAGTTATATTCATGCCAAAAGAGTCAGCCCTAGCTATAGTGTAAGAAGTTATGATGTTTTGGTTTAACATTTCTTCCTCCATTTTTCTTAAAAGCTTTAAAGATAGATTGTTTCCTAAATGGTTTGGAAGTGTCGCGAAATCTGTCATTTCTGTGCTTTGTGCATTTTTGTCTATTTCTGCAGAAGAGAGGGCTACAATTTTGTCATTAATTTTAGTTCCAAAATACATGATATGAGTATCCATTGTTGATTTAATATAGTTTGGATCATGAATAGGGAAAGGGTAAGTTTTAAAAACTGTTTTATAAATATCGGCCATTTCTTCCGCATGTTTTTTAGAACATTTTATAAGTTTATAGTCACTTGGGAGCTTGATTTTTTTCTTTGTTTTTTTAGTTTTTGCTATAGAAATAATTTCCTTTATATCTTCTTTATTCGTTATAATTGATCTTGCTTCGGTGAAGTATTTTCCTAGCAAAACAGCATCTTCCTTGCCATTAAAATAGCCACTTATGCATGCTTCTTTTTGGTATCCGTCTTTTAAGAAGGTCGAGGTCAAAGAAGCTGGTATTTTAGCAAATATTTTGGTGTAATTATTTTTGTTTGCTAAAGAATTAACAGAATTTATTAAGGATAGTGCATTGTTTTTATCTGCCTTGATAATATAAACGCGATTGTTACTTTTTCCATGTTGAATGATTGAGTTGTTTATTTCAATTATTTTATCCATTTTATTCAGATTGTTTAATCTTCCTTTTATTTATTCTTTTATTGGAGTTGGGGATAAGGGAGATTGTTTCATCTGTGTTTGATAAAAGTTTTTCAATTCCAATGGTAGAAAACTTATTTGCTTCTTCAAGATTTAACTGTAGTTTGCAGTTATCGCAATCTCTATCACAAAAGACAGCTTCATAAGAATCTGGTTCTTTGTAAGTAGTAATAATTCCTTCATAATTTCTTAAAATCACTTTATTGGTGGACCACGAAATAATATAGTTTGGAGAAACAGGGATTTTCCCACCGCCACCGGGAGAATCAATCACGTAAACTGGTCTTGCAAACCCTGAAGTGTGACCGACTAAGCTTTCTAGTATTTCGATTCCCTTGCTTACAGGTGTTCTGAAATGCGTTAGTCCTTCCGACAAATCACACTGGTAAAGATAGTACGGCCTTACTCGGTTTTGTACTAATTTATGACATAAAGTTTTGATAATCCGAGGGCAGTCATTAATTCCAGCGAGAAGCACTGATTGATTGCCAAGAACAAACCCTGAGTCTGCAAGTAGAGCAAGGGCCTTTTTAGAAGAAGTAGTTATTTCTCTGGGGTGGTTGAAGTGAGTGTTAATATATAACGGTTGATATTTTTTAAGTATTTTTATTAAATTATCTGTTATTCTATAAGGCAAAACAACTGGCATTCTTGTTCCAATTCTTATTATTTCTACATGAGGTATTTTTTTAATTCTGTTCAGAATTCTGTCTAAATTTTCATCAGATAACATTAACGGATCTCCGCCAGATAACAACACGTCTCTTATTTTTTCTGTTTTTTCAATATATTGAAAAGCCTCTTCAAGTTCCTCAAAATTGGCGATAGTGTTCTTGTCTCCTACTTTCCTTTTTCTAGTACAGTGTCTGCAATACATAGAGCAGAGATTGCTGACATGTAAGAGTACTCTGTCCGGATATCTGTGTGTTAGAAAAGGAGCAGGAGAGTCTTTGTCTTCTGATAATGGGTCTGACATTTCATATGGGCAAGTAATCAATTCTTCTGGTCTAGGGAAAGATTGTAGATAAATAGGATCATTTTGGTAATTATCAGGGTCAATAAGCGATAAATAGTAGGGCGTAATGCTAAGTGGAAATTTGTTAATAGTTTTTTGTAGTAGTTTTTTTTCTTTATTGGAGTGGTTTATTTTAGTTATTTCTTCGAATTTTTCTAGAGTTTTTATTGTATGTTTAACTTGCCATGTCCAGTCTTCCCAGTTCGTTTTGTCTGCAGGGGTATCTATGGATTTTGTAAGGTCTTGTTGTTTTTTGTTAAAAATCAATAGGTGCTATCCCTCCTTTTGTTATTTTATCCTACTATCTTAACGTTTTGTTGTAAACCGCTTGTTCTTATTGCATCAGTTATCCAATAGTGTGATAATTTATATTAATTAAAAATCCAAAGAGGAGAGAATTATGAAATCTGAAGTATTAAAAAAAGGTGCTGAAACGTTAGCTCATAGAGCCTTACTTATGTCTGCAGGAGTTTCTGCTTCTGCCTTTGATGAAAATAAACCCTTTATTGGTGTCGCTAATTCATATAATGACATAATCCCAGGGCATATTCTTTTGAATGATTTAACAGCAGAAGTTAAGCGTGGTATTCGTGATGCTGGGGGTGTTCCTTTTGAATGGGGAGTTCCTGGTGTTTGTGACGGAATTGCTATGCACGTTGAGATGAGACTTTCCTTACCCTCTAGAGATAATATAGCTGATAACATTGAGATTATGACTTTGTCCCATTCCTTAGATGGATGGGTTGGTGTAACAAATTGTGACAAGATTACTCCTGGTATGTTAATGGCAGCTGGACGAGTTGATATTCCCGCTATTATGGTTACTGGTGGAGCAATGTTATCCAATCATGATGAGAAAGGTAATAAGTGTCATCCAATTCAGGGTTTTGAGCTAACTGGTCAGGTTAAATCTGGGAAGATTAGTTTAGAGGAAGCAGAAAAGAAAACAAGAGATTGTTTGGCCTGTGGAGCTGGTTCGTGTGTTGGTTTATTTACTGCTAATACTATGGCTTGTGTTACGGAAACTTTAGGTATGTCGTTACCGATGTGTGCTTCAACAACAGCTTTAGATCCAGAGAAAATAAAAATTGCTTATGAAACAGGTAAGCGTATTGTGGAGTTAGTGAAAAAGGATATAAAACCATCACAAATAATGACTACAGGAGCTTTTGAAAATGCTGTTCGTGTTGATATGACTATGGGTGGTTCTACAAACGCAGTTTTACATATTCCAGCAATAGCTAGAGAATTAGGAATTGATATTCCTATAGATAAATTTGAAGAAATTGCACGTAAGACGCCGAATTTATGTAAAATGATACCAGCTGGTGACCACGATATGCTTGATTTTCATAAAGCTGGTGGAGTGCCCGCAATTTTGAATAGATTTAAAGACGCAATAATCGATGGATTAACTGTTTCAGGAAAATCAGTGAAAGCCATAGCTGAAGCTGCTAAGGTGTTAGATGATAACGTTATTAGAAACTTTGATAAGGCTTATATGGCACAAGGTGGGATTGCAGTCTTGAAAGGGAATATTGCAACGTCATCTGTGGTTAAACAAACAGCAGTAGAGCCTGAAATGATGGTGCATTCTGGTCCAGCCAAGGTTTTTTCGGATGAAGATGATTTACTGAAAGCATTATCAACGGGCAAAATTCAAGAGGGAGACGTTGTTCTTATGGTCTATATGGGACCTGCCGGTGCTCCAGGAATGCCAGAACAGCTAACACCAACAGATGCCATTAAAGGTGCTGGTTACAAAAGAGTAGCGTTGATAACCGATGGAAGATTTTCTGGTGGCACTTCTGGTCCATGTATAGGTCATGTTGAAATGGAAGCTTATAATGGTGGGAATATTGGTGCAGTTAGGGATGGGGATATTATTGATATTGATATACCAAAGAGGACACTTAATGTAAGGCTTAGCGATCAAGAAATCAAAGAAAGATTAAAAACTGCTAAAGCTCCAGTTAGGAAGATAACTCCTTTTTTGCAACATTATAGAGACAGATTTACTGATAAGAATTGTTATTGTAAAGCAATAAAAAACCCTTAGGTTGCATTAATTTATAAAAAGGTTGTAAAATAAGAATATGTTTGCAAAAAAGAAAATAACTTTTTTGGTTATTCCACATAAGGCTGGAAGCGCTAAAGAGTATAGTATAGGGACTGGAACTCTGTTATTGATAGTGGTTTCTCTGTTTTTGTTAACAACAATGTTTGTTAGTACTATATATTTTTCAACTAAACTTTCAAAATTTGCTATGCAGTATGTGCAACAAGAACGTAGAAACCAGCTAGTTTTAGATGAGCTAAAGTCTTTCCGTTCTGAAACAGACAACCTTCGCATAGTCATGTTGGGGCTCAAGGAAAGAGATTCTGACATTAGAAAAATGTTGGGAATGGGCGTAAATAGACAATTCAGTTCAGTTGGCTTAAAAAAAAACTGAATAACTTTGCTTCTGAACAGGAGCAAGAACTAGATATTGTTTCGGATAACTTAAAGGTCATCCTTGCTTTAGCTGAAATTCAAGAAGATAGTTTTGGTAGTATTTATACAAAAGCCTCTATCCTTAGAGAGAAATACGATAAAACTCCGTCAATTTGGCCTTTATATGGATTTATTATTGCAAGATATGGGTACAGGTTACACCCAATTTTGGGTAGGATAGAGTTTCATTCCGGTTTAGATATTCCAGGTTTTGTAGGTGCTCCTGTCAAAGCGACTGCTTCCGGAAGAATAATTAGTGCTGGTTGGTCAGGAGGGTATGGGCAGATGATTGTTGTTGATCACCAGAATGGATTTAGTACGGTTTACGCGCATCTGGATAAGTTTCTGGTTTCACCAGGAAACCAAGTTGTTAAAGGGCAGATTATTGCAAATTGTGGTTCGACAGGTCTTAGTACTGGTCCTCATGTGCATTATGAAGTTCGTTATAGAAATAAACCGATAAATCCTATGCCGTTTTTAGACTTAAATATTTTTAAGCTAGAAGCCTTAATGGCAAGAATATGATAAAAGGATTATTTGACTACTAAATTTTCTTGTCCAACAAATTTTTCTATTTTAGGAATACATTGAATGTTTGTCCAATATTCTTCTGTTAGTTTCATTTTGTAGCCATCAACAACGATTGACACCGGTATTGTTCCGTTTTCTTCAAGTA contains:
- the ilvD gene encoding dihydroxy-acid dehydratase: MKSEVLKKGAETLAHRALLMSAGVSASAFDENKPFIGVANSYNDIIPGHILLNDLTAEVKRGIRDAGGVPFEWGVPGVCDGIAMHVEMRLSLPSRDNIADNIEIMTLSHSLDGWVGVTNCDKITPGMLMAAGRVDIPAIMVTGGAMLSNHDEKGNKCHPIQGFELTGQVKSGKISLEEAEKKTRDCLACGAGSCVGLFTANTMACVTETLGMSLPMCASTTALDPEKIKIAYETGKRIVELVKKDIKPSQIMTTGAFENAVRVDMTMGGSTNAVLHIPAIARELGIDIPIDKFEEIARKTPNLCKMIPAGDHDMLDFHKAGGVPAILNRFKDAIIDGLTVSGKSVKAIAEAAKVLDDNVIRNFDKAYMAQGGIAVLKGNIATSSVVKQTAVEPEMMVHSGPAKVFSDEDDLLKALSTGKIQEGDVVLMVYMGPAGAPGMPEQLTPTDAIKGAGYKRVALITDGRFSGGTSGPCIGHVEMEAYNGGNIGAVRDGDIIDIDIPKRTLNVRLSDQEIKERLKTAKAPVRKITPFLQHYRDRFTDKNCYCKAIKNP
- a CDS encoding adenylate/guanylate cyclase domain-containing protein, with product YLITIAKGSLIGFIFSGFFMGFILILGNILYKNGIYLEKTALFFSVTASLMFGFFMNFLNIKKERTRVKGIFKQYVSPNIVDRFVSGEESLSERGKERNVSVLFADIVGFTSLCEKFPAEQVVEKLNDVLDVLTEEVFKFEGTLDKFMGDALMAVWGSPVEQKNHAELSVSCALSMLEAVKSLNARWGAEGKSALDIGISIGSGKAIAGNIGAQKHKDYTVIGDVVNIAARLQPLTREGYSIVIEEKTKELIEGKHPVNKIGDVVVKGKKQKVIAWSVAPKN
- the ablB gene encoding putative beta-lysine N-acetyltransferase — translated: MDKIIEINNSIIQHGKSNNRVYIIKADKNNALSLINSVNSLANKNNYTKIFAKIPASLTSTFLKDGYQKEACISGYFNGKEDAVLLGKYFTEARSIITNKEDIKEIISIAKTKKTKKKIKLPSDYKLIKCSKKHAEEMADIYKTVFKTYPFPIHDPNYIKSTMDTHIMYFGTKINDKIVALSSAEIDKNAQSTEMTDFATLPNHLGNNLSLKLLRKMEEEMLNQNIITSYTIARADSFGMNITFAKNNYNFAGTLTNNTNISGNIESMNVWVKSLKQIT
- the ablA gene encoding lysine 2,3-aminomutase, with the translated sequence MIFNKKQQDLTKSIDTPADKTNWEDWTWQVKHTIKTLEKFEEITKINHSNKEKKLLQKTINKFPLSITPYYLSLIDPDNYQNDPIYLQSFPRPEELITCPYEMSDPLSEDKDSPAPFLTHRYPDRVLLHVSNLCSMYCRHCTRKRKVGDKNTIANFEELEEAFQYIEKTEKIRDVLLSGGDPLMLSDENLDRILNRIKKIPHVEIIRIGTRMPVVLPYRITDNLIKILKKYQPLYINTHFNHPREITTSSKKALALLADSGFVLGNQSVLLAGINDCPRIIKTLCHKLVQNRVRPYYLYQCDLSEGLTHFRTPVSKGIEILESLVGHTSGFARPVYVIDSPGGGGKIPVSPNYIISWSTNKVILRNYEGIITTYKEPDSYEAVFCDRDCDNCKLQLNLEEANKFSTIGIEKLLSNTDETISLIPNSNKRINKRKIKQSE
- a CDS encoding M23 family metallopeptidase is translated as MGRIEFHSGLDIPGFVGAPVKATASGRIISAGWSGGYGQMIVVDHQNGFSTVYAHLDKFLVSPGNQVVKGQIIANCGSTGLSTGPHVHYEVRYRNKPINPMPFLDLNIFKLEALMARI